One genomic region from Prunus persica cultivar Lovell chromosome G3, Prunus_persica_NCBIv2, whole genome shotgun sequence encodes:
- the LOC18783883 gene encoding uncharacterized protein LOC18783883 → MENKSEKNSKKEKAVWSLKKVISKELWPRKFSVFKWKRLDFQTTIVDDVVFKVLSAVEVVVLVSTLCFFYLCCGCHI, encoded by the coding sequence ATGGAAAATAAGTCGGAAAAGAACTCAAAGAAGGAGAAGGCCGTTTGGTCGTTAAAGAAGGTGATTAGCAAAGAGCTGTGGCCAAGGAAATTCTCAGTGTTCAAATGGAAGCGTCTGGATTTTCAGACGACCATCGTAGACGACGTCGTCTTCAAGGTTCTCTCTGCTGTGGAGGTTGTCGTTCTGGTCTCCACGCTCTGCTTCTTCTACCTTTGCTGTGGTTGCCACATCTGA
- the LOC18784063 gene encoding conserved oligomeric Golgi complex subunit 5, with translation MASPSPISSSASPLQRLSTFKTSTPTSTATPTTATASPLDTLASDPIFSVFLSSSFSSTDFSSAALTSGSPASTAEKLQNAIRLLESQLRSEVLSRHDHLLSQLSSLHHADHALSTVRSSVLSLQSSLRRTRSELSDPLTSIRTLTVQLQNLHTSSDLLHHSIRALRLSSKLRSLASDDPERLDLAKAAQLHCEILALYNEYDLAGIDVVDAELEWVRETGDKLRNEAMRVLERGMEGLNQAEVGTGLQVFYNLGELRQAMDQLINKYKGMGVKTVSVALDMKAISGSGGGGFGPGGIRGGGGTPQIGGGAKAREAIWQKIGSCLDQLHSIMVAVWHLQRVLSKKRDPFTHVLLLDEVIQEGEPIITDRVWEALVKAFANQMKSAFTASSFVKEVFTMGYPKLFSMIDNLLERIARDTDVKGVLPAITSEGKEQLVSAVEIFQTSFLAHCLGRLSDLVNTVFPVSSRGSVPSKEHIARIITRIQEEIEAVQLDGRLTLLVLREIGKVLLLLAERAEYQISTGPEARQVSGPATPAQLKNFILCQHLQEIHTRVSSIITGLPAIAADVLSPSLGAIYGVACDSVTTLFQAMLDRLESCILQIHEQKFGVLGMDAAMDNNASPYMEELQKCILHFRSEFLSRLLPSKTATAGAETICTRLVRSMAARVLIFFIRHASLVRPLSESGKLRMARDMAELELAVGQNLFPVEQLGAPYRALRAFRPLIFLETSQLGGSPLLQDLPPSVILHHLYSRGPDELQSPLQRNKLTPLQYSLWLDSQGEDQVWKGIKATLDDYATHVRARGDKEFSPVYPLMIRLGSSLTENAPATQKP, from the exons ATGGCTTCTCCGTCTCCAATCTCCTCAAGCGCTTCCCCACTGCAACGCCTTTCCACCTTCAAAACCTCCACCCCAACCTCCACCGCAACCCCAACCACCGCCACCGCATCCCCCCTTGACACATTGGCCTCCGACCCCATCTTCTCCGTcttcctctcctcctccttctcctccaCCGACTTCTCCTCCGCCGCCCTCACCTCCGGCTCCCCCGCCTCCACCGCTGAGAAGCTCCAGAACGCCATCCGCCTCCTCGAGTCCCAGCTCCGCTCCGAGGTCCTCTCCCGCCACGACCACCTACTCTCCCAGCTCTCCTCCCTCCACCACGCAGACCACGCCCTCTCCACCGTCCGATCCTCCGTCCTCTCCCTCCAGTCCTCCCTCCGCCGCACCCGATCCGAGCTCTCCGACCCCCTTACCTCCATCCGCACCCTCACCGTCCAGCTCCAGAACCTCCACACCTCCTCCGACCTTCTCCACCACTCCATCAGAGCGCTTCGTCTCTCCAGTAAGCTCCGCTCTCTGGCGTCGGACGACCCCGAACGCCTGGATCTCGCCAAGGCCGCTCAGCTACATTGCGAGATCTTGGCACTCTACAACGAATATGACCTCGCCGGCATTGACGTAGTCGATGCCGAGCTCGAATGGGTCAGAGAGACCGGAGACAAGTTGCGCAATGAGGCGATGCGGGTTTTGGAGAGGGGGATGGAGGGTTTGAACCAGGCCGAGGTGGGTACTGGGTTGCAGGTGTTTTACAATTTGGGGGAGCTGAGACAGGCTATGGATCAGTTGATTAACAAGTATAAGGGTATGGGGGTAAAGACTGTTAGTGTGGCATTGGATATGAAGGCCATTTCCGGGTCGGGGGGAGGCGGGTTTGGGCCGGGGGGGATCAGAGGGGGCGGTGGGACGCCGCAGATTGGGGGCGGGGCCAAGGCGAGGGAGGCGATTTGGCAGAAGATTGGGAGTTGTCTGGATCAACTGCATTCAATCATGGTAGCAGTGTGGCACTTGCAGAGAGTGTTGTCTAAGAAGCGTGACCCGTTTACTCATGTGTTGCTGCTCGATGAGGTTATTCAG GAAGGTGAGCCCATAATAACAGATAGAGTGTGGGAGGCCCTTGTAAAGGCTTTTGCCAACCAAATGAAGTCTGCTTTCACTGCATCAAGTTTTGTTAAAGAGGTATTCACTATGGGGTATCCAAAGCTTTTCTCAATGATAGATAATCTTCTTGAAAGAATTGCACGTGACACAGACGTCAAAGGGGTTTTACCGGCTATTACTTCAGAGGGAAAGGAACAACTGGTGTCAGCTGTTGAAATATTCCAGACATCATTCTTGGCACACTGCTTGGGTCGTCTGTCAGACCTTGTGAATACTGTATTTCCAGTGTCCAGCCGTGGAAGTGTGCCCTCTAAAGAACATATCGCAAGAATCATAACACGGATTCAAGAAGAAATAGAAGCTGTTCAGTTGGATGGGCGATTGACTCTTCTTGTATTGCGTGAAATTGGCAAGGTTCTTCTCCTGCTTGCTGAACGGGCTGAATACCAG ATATCAACTGGTCCTGAAGCACGTCAAGTCAGTGGTCCTGCAACTCCAGCACAACTCAAGAACTTCATTTTATGTCAGCATCTCCAAGAAATTCATACACGCGTATCATCTATAATTACAGGACTGCCCGCTATTGCTGCAGATGTATTGTCTCCCTCATTAGGTGCAATATATGGGGTTGCCTGTGACTCAGTGACGACCTTATTTCAAGCGATGCTTGACCGTCTTGAGTCTTGCATCTTGCAAATTCATGAGCAGAAATTTGGTGTGCTAGGCATGGATGCTGCTATGGACAACAATGCGTCACCTTACATGGAGGAGTTGCAGAAGTGCATTCTTCACTTCCGGAGCGAGTTCCTGTCTAGGCTGTTGCCTTCAAAAACTGCAACTGCCGGAGCAGAGACCATATGCACTAGGCTTGTTAGGAGCATGGCTGCACGGGTTTTAATATTCTTTATCAGGCATGCTTCTCTTGTCAGACCCCTTTCAGAATCAGGGAAGCTAAGGATGGCTAGGGACATGGCTGAGCTTGAATTAGCTGTAGGTCAAAATTTGTTCCCAGTAGAGCAACTTGGTGCACCATACAGAGCCCTTCGCGCATTTCGACCTCTTATTTTCTTGGAGACATCCCAACTTGGAGGATCTCCTCTCCTTCAAGATCTACCACCAAGCGTCATACTTCACCATCTTTACTCCCGAGGTCCCGATGAATTGCAGTCTCCGCTGCAAAGGAACAAACTAACACCTCTGCAGTACTCTTTGTGGCTAGATTCTCAAGGAGAGGATCAGGTCTGGAAGGGTATCAAAGCAACACTAGATGACTACGCCACACATGTGAGGGCTCGAGGAGACAAAGAGTTCAGCCCTGTCTATCCACTAATGATTCGACTAGGATCATCTTTGACTGAAAATGCTCCTGCAACCCAAAAGCCTTGA